One genomic segment of Myripristis murdjan chromosome 20, fMyrMur1.1, whole genome shotgun sequence includes these proteins:
- the arl8 gene encoding ADP-ribosylation factor-like 8, translating into MGLIFAKLWSFFCNQEHKVIIVGLDNAGKTTILYQFLMNEVVHTSPTIGSNVEEIVVKNTHFLMWDIGGQESLRSSWNTYYSNTEFIILVVDSTDRERLAISKEELYRMLAHEDLRKAAVLIFANKQDMKDCMSAAEISKYLTLSSIKDHPWHIQSCCALTGEGLCQGLEWMTSRAGLR; encoded by the exons ATGGGCCTCATATTCGCCAAGCTGTGGAGTTTCTTCTGCAATCAAG agCACAAGGTTATAATTGTCGGACTAGACAATGCAGGAAAAACCACAATACTCTACCAATT tcTGATGAATGAGGTGGTCCATACGTCACCCACTATTGGCAGCAACGTGGAAGAAATAGTGGTGAAGAACACTCACTTTCTGATGTGGGATATTGGAGGCCAGGAGTCTCTCAGGTCCTCGTGGAACACCTACTACTCCAATACAGAG TTCATCATTCTGGTGGTggacagcacagacagagaaaggctGGCCATTTCTAAAGAGGAGCTCTACAGGATGCTGGCTCATGAG GACCTGCGGAAAGCAGCTGTGTTGATATTTGCCAATAAGCAGGATATGAAGGACTGTATGTCTGCAGCGGAGATCTCCAAATACCTCACCCTGAGCTCCATCAAAGACCACCCCTGGCACATCCAGTCCTGCTGCGCTCTCACAGGAGAGGG gttATGCCAAGGCCTTGAGTGGATGACCTCAAGGGCTGGACTCAGATAG
- the nsun6 gene encoding putative methyltransferase NSUN6 isoform X2 has translation MSVFPRISLKPEVNDYLKNVFLNKELLAAVGLQEAESRFQRLLTCLAHPPGHTCVRASTHLAPLMEIRHKLEEELNKQMCGASTGEVSVKILPHPSIPDVLLLPVTGPRPVQQLSSEVVVGAQCGSAVLRGAHVFAPGIMASPKFMKSGDVVSVFSDLEGKCTRGAKSFQGKRAFLGNGVAEMDRSSIFCPDEPAKGIGVRMVEPLYQSPSFDGVLPSLAFLQNLPSVVVGHVLGPCPGERILDMCAAPGGKTCHIAALMGDQGEVVALDRIRNKIDRIRQNAQTLHLHSIKAYCFNSTQAVSSDPAQETEGPPFPPESFDRVLLDAPCSGLGQRPNMAVTWSLKEICSYQPLQRKLFRAAVQLLKKGGVLVYSTCTVTLAENEEQVAWALDTFPQLTLQPQDPHIGAEGMLGAGLSPEQLRLLQRFSPELSWDQADMPTALPGKANRDTIGFFIAKFLKN, from the exons ATGTCGGTTTTCCCAAGAATTTCTCTGAAGCCAGAAGTCAATGATTACCTTAAAAATGTCTTCTTAAACAAGGAG CTGTTAGCCGCTGTGGGCCTTCAGGAGGCAGAGAGCCGCTTCCAGAGGCTGCTCACATGCTTAGCTCACCCTCCTGGACACACTTGTGTACGGGCCAGTACTCACCTAGCTCCCCTGATGGAGATCAGGCATAAGCTGGAGGAAGAGCTGAACAAG CAGATGTGCGGTGCTTCAACAGGGGAGGTTTCTGTTAAGATTCTCCCTCACCCATCTATTCCAGATGTGCTGCTCCTTCCTGTCACTGGCCCAAG gccgGTCCAGCAGCTGAGCTCGGAGGTGGTAGTGGGTGCCCAGTGTGGCAGTGCTGTTCTGAGAGGAGCTCATGTCTTTGCCCCGGGGATCATGGCCAGCCCCAAGT TCATGAAATCTGGAGATGTGGTGTCTGTCTTCTCTGACTTGGAGGGCAAATGCACCCGGGGAGCCAAATCCTTCCAGGGGAAGAGGGCATTTCTGGGAAACGGAGTCGCTGAAATGGACCGTTCCAGCATTTTCTGCCCAGATGAACCTGCCAA AGGTATCGGCGTCCGCATGGTGGAGCCACTTTACCAGAGTCCCTCCTTTGATGGAGTTCTGCCCAGCCTGGCATTCCTGCAG AACCTTCCCTCTGTTGTCGTGGGACATGTGCTGGGGCCCTGTCCCGGAGAGCGCATCCTGGACATGTGTGCAGCACCTGGGGGGAAGACCTGCCACATCGCTGCCCTCATGGGGGATCAG GGTGAGGTAGTAGCCCTGGACAGGATCCGAAATAAGATCGACCGCATTCGTCAAAACGCCCAAACGTTGCATTTGCACTCTATCAAAGCGTATTGCTTCAACAGCACTCAGGCTGTGAGCAGTGACCCGGCCCAGGAAACCGAAG GACCTCCCTTCCCCCCTGAGAGTTTTGACCGGGTTCTGCTGGACGCTCCCTGCAGTGGCCTGGGACAGAGACCCAACATGGCCGTCACCTGGAGCCTCAAGGAGATCTGCTCCTACCAGCCGCTGCAGCGCAAGTTATTTCGAGCT GCTGTGCAGCTGTTGAAGAAAGGCGGAGTCTTGGTGTACAGCACCTGCACCGTGACTTTAGCAGAGAACGAGGAGCAGGTTGCCTGGGCCCTCGACACCTTTCCCCAACTCACACTACAGCCTCAG GATCCTCACATCGGAGCAGAGGGCATGCTGGGAGCCGGCCTGTCACCTGAGCAGCTGCGCCTCCTCCAGAGGTTCAGCCCTGAGCTGAGCTGGGACCAGGCCGACATGCCGACTGCGCTCCCCGGCAAAGCCAACAGAGACACTATAGGCTTCTTTATCGCCAAGTTCCTGAAAAACTGA
- the nsun6 gene encoding putative methyltransferase NSUN6 isoform X1, translating into MSVFPRISLKPEVNDYLKNVFLNKELLAAVGLQEAESRFQRLLTCLAHPPGHTCVRASTHLAPLMEIRHKLEEELNKQQMCGASTGEVSVKILPHPSIPDVLLLPVTGPRPVQQLSSEVVVGAQCGSAVLRGAHVFAPGIMASPKFMKSGDVVSVFSDLEGKCTRGAKSFQGKRAFLGNGVAEMDRSSIFCPDEPAKGIGVRMVEPLYQSPSFDGVLPSLAFLQNLPSVVVGHVLGPCPGERILDMCAAPGGKTCHIAALMGDQGEVVALDRIRNKIDRIRQNAQTLHLHSIKAYCFNSTQAVSSDPAQETEGPPFPPESFDRVLLDAPCSGLGQRPNMAVTWSLKEICSYQPLQRKLFRAAVQLLKKGGVLVYSTCTVTLAENEEQVAWALDTFPQLTLQPQDPHIGAEGMLGAGLSPEQLRLLQRFSPELSWDQADMPTALPGKANRDTIGFFIAKFLKN; encoded by the exons ATGTCGGTTTTCCCAAGAATTTCTCTGAAGCCAGAAGTCAATGATTACCTTAAAAATGTCTTCTTAAACAAGGAG CTGTTAGCCGCTGTGGGCCTTCAGGAGGCAGAGAGCCGCTTCCAGAGGCTGCTCACATGCTTAGCTCACCCTCCTGGACACACTTGTGTACGGGCCAGTACTCACCTAGCTCCCCTGATGGAGATCAGGCATAAGCTGGAGGAAGAGCTGAACAAG CAGCAGATGTGCGGTGCTTCAACAGGGGAGGTTTCTGTTAAGATTCTCCCTCACCCATCTATTCCAGATGTGCTGCTCCTTCCTGTCACTGGCCCAAG gccgGTCCAGCAGCTGAGCTCGGAGGTGGTAGTGGGTGCCCAGTGTGGCAGTGCTGTTCTGAGAGGAGCTCATGTCTTTGCCCCGGGGATCATGGCCAGCCCCAAGT TCATGAAATCTGGAGATGTGGTGTCTGTCTTCTCTGACTTGGAGGGCAAATGCACCCGGGGAGCCAAATCCTTCCAGGGGAAGAGGGCATTTCTGGGAAACGGAGTCGCTGAAATGGACCGTTCCAGCATTTTCTGCCCAGATGAACCTGCCAA AGGTATCGGCGTCCGCATGGTGGAGCCACTTTACCAGAGTCCCTCCTTTGATGGAGTTCTGCCCAGCCTGGCATTCCTGCAG AACCTTCCCTCTGTTGTCGTGGGACATGTGCTGGGGCCCTGTCCCGGAGAGCGCATCCTGGACATGTGTGCAGCACCTGGGGGGAAGACCTGCCACATCGCTGCCCTCATGGGGGATCAG GGTGAGGTAGTAGCCCTGGACAGGATCCGAAATAAGATCGACCGCATTCGTCAAAACGCCCAAACGTTGCATTTGCACTCTATCAAAGCGTATTGCTTCAACAGCACTCAGGCTGTGAGCAGTGACCCGGCCCAGGAAACCGAAG GACCTCCCTTCCCCCCTGAGAGTTTTGACCGGGTTCTGCTGGACGCTCCCTGCAGTGGCCTGGGACAGAGACCCAACATGGCCGTCACCTGGAGCCTCAAGGAGATCTGCTCCTACCAGCCGCTGCAGCGCAAGTTATTTCGAGCT GCTGTGCAGCTGTTGAAGAAAGGCGGAGTCTTGGTGTACAGCACCTGCACCGTGACTTTAGCAGAGAACGAGGAGCAGGTTGCCTGGGCCCTCGACACCTTTCCCCAACTCACACTACAGCCTCAG GATCCTCACATCGGAGCAGAGGGCATGCTGGGAGCCGGCCTGTCACCTGAGCAGCTGCGCCTCCTCCAGAGGTTCAGCCCTGAGCTGAGCTGGGACCAGGCCGACATGCCGACTGCGCTCCCCGGCAAAGCCAACAGAGACACTATAGGCTTCTTTATCGCCAAGTTCCTGAAAAACTGA